CTAAAAGGAGGCGCACCAAAGTACATATCATGTATAGAATACCGTCTAGGCTATTGTATGCTAGCCATCTAACCATATTACTAGTCTCTAATTATAGCTTTTTCTTTAATACTATTAACTTTCAATCCTGTTTATAACCATATATATGTACTTTAGTGAAACCAAGGACATCGATGAGAGTAGGGAGACAAGAGAGCATTTTGACCAAAAACAGAATGagggaaaggagaaagaaaaaaattaggaagaaatTCAACTTCTCTCATTTGGTTTAGGGAAAATACTTTAAACAacctttcttgttttcttttcactCATCCTTCCCCCCCACACCATCTGCATCCAGGACAGAAACATCACAAACAAATTGGAGAAATATCTCCTACGAAAGtagtaaagttaaaaaaaaaacaaaaaaccttgCAACTGACCCAAAAAAATGACTCAGGCAATAACAATCATGACCatatacaattaaaaaatgCTCACTAACACTTGTATAGAGCAGGAAAGGACACTAGCAAACCCAAAAGCAAGGCGTAGACAACAATGATCATCACTATGATACAATTAAACAATACGCCCACAAGCACTGGTATAAAGCAGAGAAAGACCCTTGCAACTGACCCAAAAATAGGCTTAGGCAACAACAATCATGACTCTTATACAATGAAACGATGGCCACATGCACTCATAAAGATAGTAAATGCTAAATCAGTACCTCCGAAATGATGCAGGACAATGGAAGCTGCTACAGTAACATTCAAGGATGCAGTGCCGCCCCCATACTGCggaatataaacaaaaaagtCACATATTTCACACTCCTTCACTGAAAGACCAGTTCCCTACAAAATAAAGATACAGCAATGCATGCAATCAAATTCAATAAACTCTCAAGAGCTTTACTATATTTAACCTTTAGCAGCCGAAAATTGATAAACAAACATATGATGAATAATACCTCATTGCCAAGAAGGAACGCTGTGCTCCTCTTGAAAGGGTGTTGATTCACAGCCACCGCGTTGTCAGTGATCTCCACGCCACAAATATCGCAATCTTTTTCCTGAAATTGAATTGAGCTGAAACTTAGGAAGTTGGTAATGGAACCCTAAAATTGAGCAGCAacaggaggaggaggaggaggaagagtaCTTTGAGGAAGTGGCGAGCGTCGAGGAGGGAGTGAAAGTGGCGAAAGCGAAGGTGCGAAGTGGAGCCATGACTGCCGAAGGAGTTGAAGTCCCTGCGGCCCACCAGTATGAGTTCCGATACACCCAACGCCGAGGCGCTTCGTGCCAGGGTACCTACATTATGCCTTTTGGCTATGTTATGTACCACCACGTAGCTCTCCACCACCATTAGATTCTCCGCAAGACACAGAAAGAAAATCAGTTGTTTATACCTGGTGTCTCTTCCCTCTTCGATTCGAATCAATCAGGGGTTTTAGGGTTTCAGGATCTCAGGGAAGAATCAAACAAGGACGACGTCGTTTTAACGTCTGCCTAATGTCTCCCAGCGGCTGCGGCGGCTGAGGTGGACTATTTATCAAGGTAAAAATAAGAACGACGTCGTTTTTGCTTTTGCCTCACCACAACAAATGCAGTATCCAAGTGAATATGTTTGAAGTTAAACGACGTCGTTTAATACCTTAATATTTTCTAAGATTTTTGAGACTCAATGGGTACTAGATAGCCTAGATACGAAGTAATTAAACCCGAATTGAACAAAGTACGAACTCATGAGTGGATCAACAACAACAGAATCATGActgggttttttttatttcacagatttattttcacattgcATATAATTGATCAAAAATAAAGACACAAGAAAGCATCCATGGTATCATTTACAAATCAGAAAGTCTGATCCCCTCTTCTTTTTGTCGTTCACTTCAGATATCTGGTGAAGTCTGATTATTCTATTAACAGGAAACCTTATTTATTTACAGCTGCACAAAGTTGCAGAGGCTTGCCCCGCTCATGGAATCTCCTTATGCAGCAACTTGAGCTGCTGCTAGCCTAGCAATAGGAACCCTgccaaacaaaaaatgaaattctGACTTTAATCCAATGTCTGTCCTGGTATATTTTGTTATATATCATTCAGAATGCAAAGCAACCCAACCTGAAGGGAGAACAAGAAACATAGTCTAATCCAGCCTCAGCAAAAAATGCAACAGAGGAAGGCTCCCCACCATGCTCCCCGCATATTCCAACCTGTTTGACATCCTCGGTTAGGACCAGTGTTCCAGTGAACTGTTAACCAACAGCTAGACTATAAGAATCCACTGCCTCCCATGTACATATCGTCCACTATGGGTCTAAAGGTGACCCTCAAGACTTTAAAAGGGTCAAACAAATTCCCACACCAGAGTCGGGATTGGctccgatgtgggatatcacataGGCTAGTCTGCCTCAGTGTTGATGAGAGGCACCATCTTTTACCCATTTAAGTTGTGGGTAATTGCCGTTGTGGAAGCTTGGCAGTGATCCAGATGGCAACATTGAATTTTACAAACCCCAAGGAACCTATTATTAATCTAAAGAAGGGCCTGAGTTCTATAGCATATTTCACCAGGTGGGTACTATACAAATTACCACTTACCTTCAAGCTAGGCCTAGCTGCACGGCCTCTTTCTGTGGCCATCTTGATGAGTTGGCCTACACCTTTTTGATCAAGTACCTGCCAGGAATGAATGTGAAATATTACCGCCTACCACACGCAGTTTCAATCACTTTCCcccatttatttgaaaacttctATTACTAATTTCAGGAATAGTTATAGGGTTTAACTGACCTCAAATGGATCATTTTGGATAATGCCTTCGGATAGGTATATTGGGAGAAACTTGCCAACATCATCTCTACTGTACCCAAAGGTCATTTGTGTGAGGTCATTAGTCCCAAAGGAGAAGAATTCTGCTTCCTTCGCAATCTATTATTGTCGAATGATGATTATGAGAGCATGAATCAGCAAAAAGCTTAACATATAACTCGAGTTGTACttaattcacaaaaaaaaataaaaattcttataatgCTTTGCAAAGTGAGAATacaaatttattgtttatttacaaAAGGTCCATGCATAGGTTCAGAGTAGATTTAAATGAAGATATACAGAACAACAAGGGAACAATTTCTTTGACTATACAAACAATAAGGGAACAATTCATTTGAGCATACCTCATCTGCAACCAGAGCAGCCCTAGGAATCTCAATCATGGTTCCCACCTTATAGCTCAAGGTCAACCCCATCTCAGAAAACACACGTTTTGCAACACTACGTATTAAACTCGCTTGGTGTCCTAGTTCCTGCCACTCAAAAATGTCAAGTTTCTGAAGAATGCACTTCTGAGTGTTTTACGAGACGAAGATCAGTAAAGAAACTAGAACTGCATTTTGTTGGACGCAGTGGCCTTGTGTTATTGCTTAAAGAGACAAGTAGGCTTTAAAAGAAAGACAAAGAATAAAGCAAGAGCAAGGCAGGGTTAGATGCAGAACAAATAGCACTTTTGTCTCTCAAGAAAGCCCCAAGTGCCAGGTACTTGAAATTAGCTGGCATCTTCTATCtcattcataaaaatatattattgaaCAAGACCTGAAAATGGGAAACGGGTAAtgagaaaaaaggaagaaaaagactCATGCCTGAGGTGTTCCAACAAGGGGAACCATGATCTCTGGAAAAACTTTAACACCCTGGCTGCTCATAGAGACAGCAGCCTGAAAGATTGCTCGGGCCTGCATTTCAGTTAGTTCTGGGTATGATACCCCTAACCTGTTGACACATCAATGAAAATCATCCATGAACGATGATTAGAATATCTCTTGGATTGTTTAATTGAATATCATAGACCAATTTGAATAGATGCATGCAGTGATTCCACGATGACAACTATCTCATACCTTCTCATTCGTCAGCAATATTCCAATTGCTTTCACCCAGAGAAagcattattattttatatgggaCTTCCAGTCAAAATAACATGAAACTCAATGCATGATGCTCTTGATTAAGCAATATATGCTGCAGCTAGGGGGGTAATAATGTTTCTGTTTGTTTCAACTATTATTGACTAAAACCCTGAGGAAATTAAGAAGCCAGTACGATGTAATGTAGGAAGCTACTAATAAAATGATCTTATATCTAAAAACATAACCAGAAATAATCACAAGAATTGCATTTTGCAAGATGCTTCCATAAAAAATTAGacaggaaaaaatatatatatcttaagatGAGCATTGAACCTGCAGCCTCGGAAACCAAGCATGGGATTTACTTCTGATAATTTCTCAATCCTTGAGAAAACTTCATCTTCAGTCATGCCTGTCTCTGCAGTTAGTTCACCAACAATATGGTCTAGGTCACCTTCTGGAAGGAATTCATGTAGTGGAGGGTCCAGCAGTCTGATTGTCACAGGTAGACCTGAAGTTCCAATAATTAGGCTAATATAGCTAGAAAAGAATCCagaaaatcaattataaaaccTTAATGTGTTCTACGCTCCCTGCAAACTACTCTACTGACCTATCTGTTTCACATTGGTCTGATGATGTTACAACTATACCCTTTTTTCATAAACAtaacaaatattatatttgactcaacaatgttgttcatTAGAACAGAGAAGTACCATTCATTGCACGGAATATGCCTTCAAAGTCAGATCTTTGATAAGGCAATAAGAGGTCTAAAGCTGCCTTCCTCTGTTGATGTGTAGCTGCCATTATCATCTTTCTCACTGCCTTTATCCTCTCATCTGAAGCAAAGAACTGAGAAGACCAACAAAAGAAGCACAATTAAGGAGTTACAATACTAATGTGTAGCCTTGATCCCAGGCATACTGAATATATACTCAGATAAATGCACAAAAAACTTCAGGAAAGCAGGCCAATTTGAACTACATAGCATcacaacaaagaaagaaaaatggcagTATAATATCTGGTAAACCCATAAATAAAGAAGAGCACAGGTCCTTGAAAGTATTCAGCATCTAGAACTTCTGTTATATGATAATCCCTCAGAATGCATACggaaatatagaagaaaattcTTTACATTGTCCATTGCTCTTAGGAGTTAAATAATAGCAATAAGAAGTTTAAGAATGCTGAtgacaaatataattaagaaaagtTACCATGTGTTCTGTCCTACAAAGTCCAATTCCTTGGGCGCCATTATTTCTTGCTGTTAGAGCATCATCAGGTGTATCAGCATTCGCCATAACCTAGCATGGCGTCATATTATTAAACCAGTTGAGAGAATTctgggaaaaaaaatactaatataacACAAAACCTTTAATACTTAGATGGAACAGTACCTTGAGATGCCTTATCTGATCAGCCCAAGACATGAAGATCTCCAAATCACCGCTCAGAGCCGGTGGAGCAAGTGCCTGTTTTCCCAAGATCACTTCACCTGTAGACCCATTGAGTGAAATCCAGTCGTCTTCTTTGATCACTTTGTCTCCAACTACAACTACCtgtattattgataaaataaccCACCCATCTTTATGTAGAGCAACTATTGTGCTTTGAAAACAGAGAAACAAAAGTCTACCTTCTCAGTGTCATTTACACGGATGTCAGAGCAGCCAGAAACACAACACTTTCCCCACCCACGGGCTACAACAGCTGCATGAGATGTCATGCCACCCCTGGCTGTCAAGATCCCTACAGCAGCATGCATGCCCCCAATATCCTCTGGGCTGGTTTCTGTCCTTACCTTCAATGCCACAATATCAAGAAAATTCTCAACACTGAGTTGGGAAAGGAAATTCTATATGATATTTTGTGACTTCTAGCTAGATCAAATACCATGTGAGATTTTTTAGTACTAATTTTTGGGCTAGCCCATACAATGGGTTCCAGCCCATGACAGCATTTCCTTTTAGACGCCCACATTTTTTTACCGCTTTGGTAGCTGTTTTTGTAGCCCGTTTTGGACAGCAGCTAGGCCTGTTTGCAACTAAGGCAGCTGTGTGGCAGTTTTGTGGGTGATCGTGGAAGAGTGAAGAGGAGAaaaaggagaggaaaaaaagaaatccaGGGGGCTGTTTTCTGGCCATTTCCACAGCTCAAGTGAGTTGATCTATGAAGATGAAGGTGAAGCTTTGTGCAAGATTCCTTCAACTTCAACATTTGTGAAAACCCTTTTGTGGTATATTCTCTCCAAtctcttttctttccttgtGTTTATGAGAGGAGGGGTATCCATCTCAAGGGTTGGTGTATCTCCGCTAGTTTCCAGGACTTGtatcccaattttattttggttgaaATTGAAGAAAGCCTGATAGCGGTGTTTCACCTCCTGTTGGAGGATTTTTCCATTCTAAACATCTAGTGTTCCTTGTTTTGATCTATTTTGCCTGCTTATATTGGAATATTGCATTGGTGTTTGCGTTGGGTTACTTCTTGTATGCGTTGAATCGGAGCATTGTGTCCTAGCTTGGTTCTCGTAATCTATACatgtggtatcagagcttgtgTTGCTTGTGATAGAAGGGTTTTCTAACACAATGATTAAGCTTACAAATACTAATTGGTTGATTTGGAAACCGAAAATGGAAGACATCctttattgtaaaaatttattagaaCCAGATTAGCGTGAGAGTGCTAGACCGAAAGATATGGATGAAGCTTGTTAATGAAGTTTAAAGATGGTGGTTCAGTTGTTGATCATctgaatgaatttgaaaatgttgTGAATCAGTTGGCCACAATGAAGATAGTTCTTGATGATGAATTGCAAGCCTTCTTGATCTTGGGCCCATTACCAAATAGTTGGAAAACCTTGGTTGTTACAGTCTTTAATTCTGCTTGTGGAGGTGTGTTGTCAACAAGTCAAGTTACAAGTAGCATGTTTAACGAAGAAATAAGGAGAAAAACTACTAATATAGACAGTAATATACAGGCCCTCACCACAGAAAACAGAGGAAGAAGCAAAAAAGCAGAGTACAGAAGTGTCACGATAAGTCTAGGGGAGGGTCTAAATCCAAAGAGAAAACTAAGTGCTTTCATTGTAGCAAAGAAGGCCATATGAAAAAGAACTGTGGTGTTTGGAAAAGTGAACAGAATGGGGCAAACTCAAAAAAATCAAGATGATAAAAACACCACAAACACAGCATCTGAGAGTAATGAAGTCTGGATATTGCAGTTGATGAATGTCTGCATGTTGGAGACTATGCAGTTGACTAGATTGTAGACACTGCAGCCTCCTACCATGCTACTTCTcaaatagttatttttttactaGAGAGATGGAGACTTTGGCACAATCAAAATGGAAACATTCGAGTCACTCCAAGATTATACGGCTAGTATTAGAGAATGTGTAATTATGACGGTTTTCTATTGGAA
This region of Vitis vinifera cultivar Pinot Noir 40024 chromosome 5, ASM3070453v1 genomic DNA includes:
- the LOC100247690 gene encoding pyruvate, phosphate dikinase, chloroplastic isoform X2 → MASQRVFTFGKGRSEGNKGMKSLLGGKGANLAEMASIGLSVPPGLTISTEACQEYQQNGKKLPEGLWEEILEGLESVEKEMGAFLGDPSKPLLLSVRSGAAISMPGMMDTVLNLGLNDEVVAGLAAKSGERFAYDSYRRFLDMFGDVVMGIPHSSFEEKLEKLKDAKGVNRDTGLTAAHLKELVEMYKNVYLEAKGERFPSDPKKQLELAVKAVFDSWDSPRAIKYRSINQITGLKGTAVNIQCMVFGNMGNTSGTGVLFTRNPSTGEKKLYGEFLLNAQGEDVVAGIRTPEDLDTMKNCMPEAFKELVENCEILERHYKDMMDIEFTVQENRLWMLQCRSGKRTGKGAVKIAVDLVNEGLIDTRTAIKMVEPQHLDQLLHPQFEAPAAYKEKVVATGLPASPGAAVGQVVFSAEDAEAWHAQGKSVILVRTETSPEDIGGMHAAVGILTARGGMTSHAAVVARGWGKCCVSGCSDIRVNDTEKVVVVGDKVIKEDDWISLNGSTGEVILGKQALAPPALSGDLEIFMSWADQIRHLKVMANADTPDDALTARNNGAQGIGLCRTEHMFFASDERIKAVRKMIMAATHQQRKAALDLLLPYQRSDFEGIFRAMNGLPVTIRLLDPPLHEFLPEGDLDHIVGELTAETGMTEDEVFSRIEKLSEVNPMLGFRGCRLGVSYPELTEMQARAIFQAAVSMSSQGVKVFPEIMVPLVGTPQELGHQASLIRSVAKRVFSEMGLTLSYKVGTMIEIPRAALVADEIAKEAEFFSFGTNDLTQMTFGYSRDDVGKFLPIYLSEGIIQNDPFEVLDQKGVGQLIKMATERGRAARPSLKVGICGEHGGEPSSVAFFAEAGLDYVSCSPFRVPIARLAAAQVAA
- the LOC100252797 gene encoding uncharacterized protein LOC100252797 isoform X1, which codes for MVVESYVVVHNIAKRHNVGTLARSASALGVSELILVGRRDFNSFGSHGSTSHLRFRHFHSLLDARHFLKEKDCDICGVEITDNAVAVNQHPFKRSTAFLLGNEGTGLSVKECEICDFFVYIPQYGGGTASLNVTVAASIVLHHFGVWAGFSERIRDGNKFVVAERPAQQVRRNYCTETADSIIEERKIRRQNASNGFFDESGSGESPSNLLDALFGD
- the LOC100252797 gene encoding uncharacterized protein LOC100252797 isoform X2 translates to MVVESYVVVHNIAKRHNVGTLARSASALGVSELILVGRRDFNSFGSHGSTSHLRFRHFHSLLDARHFLKEKDCDICGVEITDNAVAVNQHPFKRSTAFLLGNEYGGGTASLNVTVAASIVLHHFGVWAGFSERIRDGNKFVVAERPAQQVRRNYCTETADSIIEERKIRRQNASNGFFDESGSGESPSNLLDALFGD